The Pirellulaceae bacterium genome segment CGAAAATCTCGACCGCTGTAACGAAAAGTGAGCTTTTCATGGTCAAGTCCCATTAAATGCAAGATCGTCGCATGCAGATCATGCACGTGGACTTTTTGATCGACGGCTGCAAAGCCGAACTCGTCGGTCGCACCGTAGGTCATTCCGCCTTTCACACCGCCGCCCGCCAGCCAAACGGTAAATCCATGGTGATTGTGATCGCGACCATTACCATTTTCGGCAACGGGGGTCCTGCCGAATTCACCACCCCAGACAATCAAAGTGTCTTTCAATAGATCGCGATCTTTGAGATCGTTGATGAGCGCGGCAATCGGTTGATCGACGTTCTTTGCCTTGTCGGCATGTGCTTTGATATTTCCGTGATCGTCCCACGGCTGTCCATTGCCGTAGTAGACTTGCACCATTCTTACACCACTTTCGACCAGCCGCCGAGCTGTCAGGCAAGCGTTAGCAAATTGGCCTGGTCCATAGGCATCAAGAGTCGTCTTTGTTTCTCGCTTCAGGTCGAACACCTGTTGGGCCTCCGTTTGCATGCGGAAGGCCATTTCGAGTGATTCAATGCGTGCTTCTAATGGATTGTCGCGTCCTCCCCGTTGTTCCAGATGCAGCTCATTCATCCGTTTTAATAAATCAAGCTGTTCACGCTGAGAGGAACGTGAGAGCAATGCATTGTTGATGTGCGGTATGACCTTGGCAGGATCCATTTTGGCATTGTTGATGTGCGTTCCTTGGAAAATTCCTGGTAGGAAACTGTTGCTCCAAAGTTGCGGGCCGACGACCGGTTTGCCGGGGCATAAGACAACGAAGCCAGGCAAGTTCTGATTTTCCGTGCCAAGGCCGTACAGTAACCAGGATCCCATTGCTGGCCGCGTTGGCTGGGTTTCCCCGCTGTTCATCATCAGCAACGAAGGTTCATGATTGGGGATGTTGGTATGCATGGAACGGATGACGCAAATGTCATCGATGCACGATCCAACATTTGGGAAGATGTCGCTGACCTCGATTCCGGAATCACCATATTTCTGGAACTTGAAGGGCGACATCAACAGTCCCCCCGTTTTGCGTTCGGTTTTGAGATCAGCTGAGGGGGGCCGCTTACCGTTGTGTTTTTCGAGTGCAGGCTTGGGGTCAAACGTGTCGACTTGAGAAGGTCCACCGTTCATGAACAAGTGAATCACATGTTTGGCTCTGGCGGGAAAGTGCGGATTCCTAGGGGCGAGTGGACTCGCCGGGACCGACTTGATTTCGCTCGCCAAGGTTCCATCGTCAGCAAGAATACCGGCCAGTCCGATCAGGCCCAAGCCGGTTCCCATGCGCCGTAACGACTCGCGTCGGGTGAAACCAATGGGTGTTGAATCTGGCATCATCGTTTGTTTCCTGATCTTAATCGATGTACATGAATTCATTGCTACTGAGCAGTACCTGAGCATACCGTTGCCAGCGTGTCAGTTTAGATGGTTCTTGTTCTTGTTGGTGCAGGTAGGTTAACCCAAGTTCTACCTCGATTTCGCTGGGCATTCGACTGTAGGCCAGGTTGAAGGCTCGTTGGATTCGACTTGCGTCATCGACCGTTGATTCTTGGTGTAAGCGTGCGGAAAAAGCTCGAGCCTGTTCGATCATGAACGGACTGTTGAGAACGAACAATTGTTGTTGCGGAACCGTTGTCTCACTTCGTTTTGAACTGGTTATATTGGCATCGGGAAAATCAAAAAGTCTCAGCAAGTTGTCGAGTCGGTGGCGGCTGATTTTTGCATAGACCGTCCGTCGCACGTTGGCCGCATCCGCCAGGTTGGTGGAAGGGCCGCCCAGCGTGCGGTCTAGTTTGCCGGAGACATCCAATAGTGCATCACGCCATGCTTCAACATCGAGTCGCCGCCGGCTCATCTTCCAAAGAAATCGGTTGTCAGCGTCGATGTCGGCGTTTGCTTCCCGAGTCAAACTGCTTAGCTGATAGGTGGACGACAACATGATTTCTCGATGGATTGCCTTGATTGACCAACCGGATTCAACAAACTTCGTAGCCAGATAGTCGAGTAGGGCGGGGTGGGTAGGGCGGTCTCCTTGCATGCCAAAGTTACTGGGTGTGGAGACAATTCCTCGTCCAAAATGCCACTGCCAAATGCGATTGGCCATCACCCGTGCCGTCAGCGGATTGTTGTGAGTTGCAATGGCGTTCGCCAATTCATGGCGGCCGCTACCTTGCGTGAATCGTGGACGGTCATCGCCGGCTAGGATTCTGAGGAAACGTCGCGGGGCAACCTCGCGTTGCGTTGCTGGGTTACCTCGGACGAAGACCTTCATGTCTGCGAGATTAGATTCCGCATAGGAGTGAGCAACCGGGTACATCGGAGCGGCCGATTGTTTGGCGTGTTTTAAGTCATCTCGAAGCCGGATGAGTTCTTCTTGTTTGGGGCCCGATAAAAATTGTTCGAGATCATTCGCCGATACGGCAAGTGGACCGTCTTTGCCGAGTATCTTGGTCAGTAGGTCTTCATGCAGCTTGAGTGGTTCGTCAGCCGGTGCTTCGGTATAGACCCTAAATTGCACGCTTGCCTGATCGCCGCACCCGCCCTGATCAGAACCGCTGTTATCTAGTCCGCCGATCGCTTTGAATCGCTGATAGCCGGCCGGCAGATCGTAGATAAGGGTCGAAGGAGCATGTACCCCGATACCATTGGCGTATGCTTTTCCGCCCACGCGGATTGGTTTGCCCTGGTAATTCTTGTTGATCTTAGCACTGCCAAAACCTTCCAGCTTTTTCCATTTGAGATCCGTCAGTTTTATTTCGCCGCTGGCGCCGACCAATCGAGGATCCAGCCAATCGGAATGGTCACAACTCTTTCCATTTCCTCCATCCGATACGACTAAGAACAACTGTTTTGCATCGCGGATGTCGACATCGATCCCAGCCGTTGGCCGTAGTTTGGTCACCAGTGGGGTCACAAACCGAGGATGGCCGGGTTTCGGTGGCTGGTCTTCGCTTTGACGAACAAGGTTTGAGATGGCCACTCCATCGCGGACGTTCAACAGCGACTGCACGGTTGTCTGGATATCCGCTGCTACTTTGACCACCTCTGCCGGAGTGGAAGCGTTCGAATCAGTGGAATTAAACGCGATTGGATCTATGGCAAACCACGGGTCCAAGATAGAAACCTTGCCTTTTTCCTGGGGGGCTAAGAATGCAATCCAACGTTTAAGCAGGTATTCGTTGACGCTTGCCTGCTCGGCAACCTTTGCGGTGGTGGTCGATTGCCCGGCGGTCGTCAACGCACGGTGTCTCCAGACTGCTTCGATATATTTGGAAATATCCCCAACGCGAGATTCTGCTGCGATGGTGTTTTCCTTGGCCAGAAACTCTTTGATCGATTTTTCGAGATCCTTGATTCGTTGCTGGCCGGCATTGTAGGCGGCAACTTCTTCGGGTTTGCAAAGCAAGGCGTTGTGTAGTTTTGAACTGCGAAACACACCTGCAAGCGAATAATAATCCTGGGTCGGGATGGGATCGAATTTATGATCGTGACAACGAGCACAAGAGACCGTTAGTCCCAGGAAGCCACGAGTCAACGTATCGACCCGGTCGTCAAGTTCATCGGCGGCAGCTTTTGCG includes the following:
- a CDS encoding DUF1501 domain-containing protein; the protein is MMPDSTPIGFTRRESLRRMGTGLGLIGLAGILADDGTLASEIKSVPASPLAPRNPHFPARAKHVIHLFMNGGPSQVDTFDPKPALEKHNGKRPPSADLKTERKTGGLLMSPFKFQKYGDSGIEVSDIFPNVGSCIDDICVIRSMHTNIPNHEPSLLMMNSGETQPTRPAMGSWLLYGLGTENQNLPGFVVLCPGKPVVGPQLWSNSFLPGIFQGTHINNAKMDPAKVIPHINNALLSRSSQREQLDLLKRMNELHLEQRGGRDNPLEARIESLEMAFRMQTEAQQVFDLKRETKTTLDAYGPGQFANACLTARRLVESGVRMVQVYYGNGQPWDDHGNIKAHADKAKNVDQPIAALINDLKDRDLLKDTLIVWGGEFGRTPVAENGNGRDHNHHGFTVWLAGGGVKGGMTYGATDEFGFAAVDQKVHVHDLHATILHLMGLDHEKLTFRYSGRDFRLTDVHGRVVHDLFA
- a CDS encoding DUF1553 domain-containing protein, with product MESSLLAQSTAPKVSETTRLEFFESKIRPVLVQHCYECHSATAKHIKGGLLVDTRAGMLKGGDSGPAVVPKKVDESLLISALQHHEFEMPPTGKLPEAVIADFVSWVEIGAADPRDGESMVNAGIDFEAARNFWSYQAVSRPQVPPVKRTDWPRNRIDHFTLAKMEEHGLQPVAAAQKSVLIRRATFDLIGLPPTPEEVADFLEDDSPDSFARVIDRLLLSEHYGERWGRYWLDVARYAEDQAHTFSVKPNSNGFRYRDWVVAAFNADMPYDKFVKLQIAGDLIGPDSDDSYDHLIALGFFGLGAQYYKNSDAAKAAADELDDRVDTLTRGFLGLTVSCARCHDHKFDPIPTQDYYSLAGVFRSSKLHNALLCKPEEVAAYNAGQQRIKDLEKSIKEFLAKENTIAAESRVGDISKYIEAVWRHRALTTAGQSTTTAKVAEQASVNEYLLKRWIAFLAPQEKGKVSILDPWFAIDPIAFNSTDSNASTPAEVVKVAADIQTTVQSLLNVRDGVAISNLVRQSEDQPPKPGHPRFVTPLVTKLRPTAGIDVDIRDAKQLFLVVSDGGNGKSCDHSDWLDPRLVGASGEIKLTDLKWKKLEGFGSAKINKNYQGKPIRVGGKAYANGIGVHAPSTLIYDLPAGYQRFKAIGGLDNSGSDQGGCGDQASVQFRVYTEAPADEPLKLHEDLLTKILGKDGPLAVSANDLEQFLSGPKQEELIRLRDDLKHAKQSAAPMYPVAHSYAESNLADMKVFVRGNPATQREVAPRRFLRILAGDDRPRFTQGSGRHELANAIATHNNPLTARVMANRIWQWHFGRGIVSTPSNFGMQGDRPTHPALLDYLATKFVESGWSIKAIHREIMLSSTYQLSSLTREANADIDADNRFLWKMSRRRLDVEAWRDALLDVSGKLDRTLGGPSTNLADAANVRRTVYAKISRHRLDNLLRLFDFPDANITSSKRSETTVPQQQLFVLNSPFMIEQARAFSARLHQESTVDDASRIQRAFNLAYSRMPSEIEVELGLTYLHQQEQEPSKLTRWQRYAQVLLSSNEFMYID